A segment of the Synechococcus sp. CBW1002 genome:
ACCGATCACGCCTCTGGTGATCGAGCACCGGCTGCACCGCCTGGTCTGCCCCTGCTGTACCACCAGCACCTGTGCCTCGTTACCGGCGGAGGTGGAAGTAAGCCATTACGGTCCCCGGCTCAGTGCTCTGGTGGGTCTGCTGGGTAGTGCCTTCCCGTTGAGTTTCAGCAAGACCCAGGCGCTGCTGGATCAGCTGCTGGGGGTACAGATCAGCCGGGGAGCGATGGCCACTATCCGCCAGCGCTTGAGTGCAGCACTGGAGCAGCCCATGCAGGAGGCCCTTGCGTTTGCCCGTCAGCAGTCGGTGGTCTATGTCGATGAAACCGGTGCCCCCACCGGTAATGCCGATGGGGGCAACCCCGATGGCCGGCGCGGCTGGGAGTGGGTCATGGTGACCGCCATGGGGGTGACAGTGTTCTTGCAGAGCCTGAGCCGCTCGGCTGCCGCCGCGATCGACCTGCTCGGGAATGCCTTTGGCGGAATTGTGGTGAGCGATCGCTTCTCCGCCTACAACCATCTCCCGCTGGAGCAGCGCCAGCTGTGCTGGGCGCACGTGATCCGCGATCTCACCGCCATCGCTGACCGTCAGGGCGCCAGCGGTGAGATTGGAGCGGAGCTGCTGGGCCTGCAGCAGCAGCTGTTTGCCCAGTGGCACCGCTACAAAGACGGAACGATCGACTGGTCCACGTTGCAGCAGGGCTGTCGGCCGATCCGCCAGGCGTTTGTGGGCACGCTGCAGCGGGTTGTGGAGCTGGGCTGCCAGCGCGGCGAGCGAACGCCGTGGGCCAAGACGGTGCGTACCTGCCATCAGTTGCTGCAAGTGAGCGATGGCCTCTGGACCTTCCTGGAGATTGAAGGGATCGAGCCCACCAACAACGCAGCCGAGCGTGCCCTGCGCCATTCGGTGATTCAGCGCAAGATCAGCCATGGCGTCCAATCCCGCCAGGGTGCAATCTGCCGCAGCAGGTTGCTCACGGTCACCACCAGCCTGCGGCAACAGGGCCGTGATATCTGGCAGTTCCTGGAGCAGGCCTTGATCGCCCATCATCGCGGCGGTGAGATGCCATCGCTGTTGCCGAATCCCTGAGCCGGCCGTCATCGATCGTGGTGTCTGTGGTTGCTCGTTGATCAACGATCAGGGGTGGAATGCTGCGCTGCTGCGTCACGGCCCCTGAACGGATACGAATTTTTTCCTCTGGCCCATGAACTGGGGCTGGACCGGCGCCATGGGCTCTCCCTCAACCTGAAGAGCTACGCCAATCCCCAGGACATCGTGCACGCCTACTTACGCGGAGATCTTCAGCTGGCCCAGCTGACCACCGTGGAGGCCGTGGACCTCTGCAACCGGGTTCCGAAACGGTGCCCGGTGGTGGTGCTGGTGCTGGACGAGTCCCGTGGGGGGGATCAGGTAGTGGTGAAACGCTCCCTTGACTCCATTGCCCAGCTCCGCTCCCTGCCGGTGGCCATCACTCCGTCCACCTTGGGCCCGTTTGTTCTGAGCCGAGCCCTGGCCCGTCACGATCTCACACTGGATGATGTCGAGCTGAGTCCCATGCCCCTGGAGGCGATGCCGGATGCTCTAGTCCGTGGTGATGTGGCTGCCGCTGCCATGTTCCCGCCCTTTTCGGATCAGGCCATCGCCACCGGCAAGGTCCGCCCGCTGTTCACCAGCCGCGAGATTCCAGGCGAGATCTTCGATATTCTTGTCGTGGATCCTGACTTCCTGGCCAGCCGTCGACGAGATCTGGTCCGCCTGCTGCGTGTCTGGCAGGACGCCCACAATGAGGCTGATGAGCGGCCCCACCCGGCTATCGCCATCATGGCCCGGCATGAAGG
Coding sequences within it:
- a CDS encoding IS66 family transposase; the encoded protein is MTTPPAGISEADWAATPVGVKAGFLELVSQCQRQQQEIEQLRIQLTALATELAHLRERIGRSSRNSSKPPSSDGQGFKPPERRKGSGRKRGGQPGHPGSGPELLPIERVDEVVEHHPQACRRCGTLLQGQDPEPLRHQVIEIPPITPLVIEHRLHRLVCPCCTTSTCASLPAEVEVSHYGPRLSALVGLLGSAFPLSFSKTQALLDQLLGVQISRGAMATIRQRLSAALEQPMQEALAFARQQSVVYVDETGAPTGNADGGNPDGRRGWEWVMVTAMGVTVFLQSLSRSAAAAIDLLGNAFGGIVVSDRFSAYNHLPLEQRQLCWAHVIRDLTAIADRQGASGEIGAELLGLQQQLFAQWHRYKDGTIDWSTLQQGCRPIRQAFVGTLQRVVELGCQRGERTPWAKTVRTCHQLLQVSDGLWTFLEIEGIEPTNNAAERALRHSVIQRKISHGVQSRQGAICRSRLLTVTTSLRQQGRDIWQFLEQALIAHHRGGEMPSLLPNP
- a CDS encoding ABC transporter substrate-binding protein, with translation MECCAAASRPLNGYEFFPLAHELGLDRRHGLSLNLKSYANPQDIVHAYLRGDLQLAQLTTVEAVDLCNRVPKRCPVVVLVLDESRGGDQVVVKRSLDSIAQLRSLPVAITPSTLGPFVLSRALARHDLTLDDVELSPMPLEAMPDALVRGDVAAAAMFPPFSDQAIATGKVRPLFTSREIPGEIFDILVVDPDFLASRRRDLVRLLRVWQDAHNEADERPHPAIAIMARHEGVTEKAFRDSLKGLVFLSLTEQQPLFAPDGILERNLRILREVQAYLNLLPADAPLPPVDNSIIQEALSSEV